One stretch of Pseudomonas fluorescens Q2-87 DNA includes these proteins:
- the pcaH gene encoding protocatechuate 3,4-dioxygenase subunit beta: MTDKPGYRRPQAGTQPEYLHPPYQSTNLRSPSKPLVFLPHSLSEITGPVVGADRLQEKDNDLTAQHASEPLGERIIIHGRVLDEHGQAVPGILVEIWQANAAGRYNHDRDNHDAPLDPNFTGTGRTVTDADGWYQFQTIKPGAYPWGNHHNAWRPAHIHFSLFGPSVLTRLVTQMYFPGDPLLAYDPIYNCVPDTRAKERLIASFDLEKTVPHYALGYRWDIVLRGRDATPMEK; the protein is encoded by the coding sequence ATGACTGACAAGCCTGGTTATCGTCGCCCCCAAGCGGGCACCCAGCCGGAGTATTTGCACCCGCCGTATCAGTCCACCAACCTGCGCTCGCCGTCCAAGCCGTTGGTGTTCCTGCCCCATTCGCTGTCGGAAATTACCGGTCCGGTTGTAGGCGCTGATCGCTTGCAGGAAAAGGACAACGACCTCACCGCCCAGCATGCCAGCGAGCCACTGGGGGAGCGGATCATCATTCACGGGCGCGTGCTGGATGAGCACGGCCAGGCGGTGCCGGGCATCCTGGTGGAAATCTGGCAGGCCAACGCCGCCGGTCGCTACAACCACGACCGCGACAACCATGATGCGCCGTTGGACCCGAACTTCACCGGCACCGGTCGTACCGTCACCGATGCTGACGGCTGGTATCAGTTCCAGACCATCAAGCCCGGCGCCTACCCTTGGGGCAACCATCACAACGCCTGGCGCCCGGCGCATATCCATTTCTCGCTGTTCGGGCCGAGCGTCCTGACGCGCCTGGTCACGCAGATGTATTTCCCGGGCGATCCGCTGCTGGCCTACGACCCGATCTACAACTGCGTACCGGACACCCGCGCCAAGGAACGCCTGATCGCCAGTTTCGACCTGGAAAAAACCGTCCCTCACTACGCCCTCGGTTATCGCTGGGACATCGTCTTGCGCGGCCGCGACGCCACGCCGATGGAGAAATAA